TGTAGCTGTTTTTTCAGGGAAAAGAGCGTAAAATGCTTGAAACAGTTTGGGTAAATCCAGACTGAATAAAAAGAAGGTAATCAAATAAACAAGCGAAACAAAGAGCAGGTTAGGAATCGATTGCACCCATGATCCCAACATACCGATGAAGTCCTCTACCAAGTCATACCCTGTATTTAACAGCCGATCGGATTGGCGATTCAACTCACTGATAATGGAATCGCGCTGCGGTGAATCCGCAATTAAGTCATTGAAGCGGTAAATTACCTCGTCGATAATCGTTTGAATTTCACTTCCGTATCTGGGAACATTTTGGCTCCATTCGACGATACGGCTAATCGCACTTGTCAGCATAACATAAACTAATCCGCACGCGATGACGACAAATGATGTAAAAACAACCGTAACTGGCCAGATTCGTTTCTCTGTCTTGAATGATTTTTTTAATACATTCACCAGCGGTTCAAATATGATTGCTGTTAATAAGGCCAGTAAAACAGGCACAAATACGGAAAAGTAAAAGTATAAAAACACACCTATTGCTATAAGCAATAAGCCAATCGTTATTTTTTTGATGAGTGATTGATTTAACAAAAGTTTTCCTCCCGCCGGGTTAAGTCCATGAATCGCAATAATATTATTTTATCGTTCGCTCAACGAAATGTAAACTGATTGATTGATATGGAAATTTGATTTTCAGTAAGTGACAATAAACTCCCCGCATGAAGTATTCGTATGCCATAGTACAAATTTTTCACAGTGTAATTGATTGTAAGACAAACATTATCAATCAGCAGATTGACAGTTTCTTAAATAAGTAATATTCTGTTATTAATTATACGATTTTTTGTCGAAAAAAGGAGGCTATTATGAAGAAACAAACAAGTGAAAATAATGATAAAGGTTATAAGAAAAGATATTGGGCGGTACCGGATGCCTTTATCATCATATTTGGGATATCGGTGCTCGCTGCAATTGCGACTTATATCATTCCAGCAGGGATGTATGAGAGGGAAGAAGTTGATGGTATTACGCAAGCTATTCCCAATAGTTTCAGCTTTGTAGAATCTTCTCCCACATCGTTGATGGATTTGTTTCTGGCTGTCCAGAAAGGAATGATTGAATCCGGCAATATCATATTTTTAATATTTATGATAGGCGGAACGGTAGCTGTCCTAGAATCGACAGGTGCCATTGATGCCGGAATTAACTCTCTGATACGAAAGGCAAATGGTAATAAAACGCTGCTTATTGCCGTAGTCAGTACCATTTTTGGTATTATATGTACGGTAGGTGTTGCTTCGAATGCAGTTATTGCTTTTATTCCTATCGGTATCGGACTGGCGCGGGCTATGAAATTGGATGCAATCGCCGGAGTTGCTATCATATATCTTGGTTATTTTGTCGGCAATACGGCGGGGGTTTTAGAACCTACTATTTTAGGAGTTGCTCAATCGATTTCAGAATTACCTCTGTTTTCGGGATTGTTGCTGCGGTTGGCTGTGTTCATTGCTTTGCTGATTGTGACCATTATCTATATCTGCAGGTATGTGAATAAAATCAGCAAGGATCCAAGCCGGAGTTTAATGAAAGCGAACCCTTTTATGGATAATCCGGGTGCAGAGGTAGAAGAGGAAAACAGAAGTGATGCATTTACAAAAAAACATATGGTTATTATTCTGATCTTCTTTATTTTTATCGGTATATTCCTATACGGCGCATTGAATCTCGAATGGTCCATTGATGAATTATCTGCTATCTTTATTATGATGGGAATTACGGTAGCTATTGTTGATAAGATAACACCAAATGAATTTATGAGAAAGTTTATGAATGGTGCGAGAAGTATTACATATGGAGCTCTCGTAGTCGGAATCGCCAGGGCAGTTATTGTTGTCATGGAAGACGGCAGAATACTGGACACGATTGTTCACGGTGCGCTGATTCCACTGGAGTCCTTACCTGTTATTTTAGGCGCTCAAGCACTTTACGTATTTAATTTATTGTTTAATTTACTCGTGACATCTGGTAGCGGACAGGCTTCGATTGTCATGCCTTTAATGGTTCCACTGGTGGATATGCTTGATATTACCCGGCAGACGGGTGTACTGGCATTGAAGCTTGGCGATGGTATTACAAATGTTATCACGCCTACTTCAGGGGTATTGATGGCGGTGCTCGCTGTTGGGAAAGTGCCATGGACAAAATGGGTACGGTTCGTTTACCCGTTAGTGTTATTATGGATAGCAGTAGGTGCTATATTTATGGGAATCGCGGTTATGATTAACTACGGTCCATTTTAAGCATTTGGCTGATGGAACGGTTGTGCTGTTTATTCTTTGAATAGGCAGCCCTCTTTTTTAAATAAGAATCATAAGTTTTCGTTTGAAGCTTTTATAAAACGGATAGAGTGACAAGTAGAGTCAAAAAAATGAAGGTGGAGGAAGTAATGATGCAAGTATACGAAGAAAAACATTTTAATGACATGTTGGAAATGCTTGAACAATTGGTGAATATGGACAGCGGATCGAACGACAAAGACGGTGTAGACAGGGTTGGTACATTTCTCCGGGAAGCATACGAACAAATCGGGTTTGTTTCGGAAGTACACGAGAATGACACATATGGAAATTCCATCTCATTACGTCATCAAGACGCTGCAAATCCGGATATTTTAATCTTGGCACATATGGATACGGTCTTTCCATCAGGAACAGCAAAAGAACGGCCGTTTACTGTCCGTGACGGACGGGCTTATGGACCTGGCGTGATCGATATGAAGGGTAGTCAGGCCATGTTGTTTTATACAATGAAAACCTTAATGGAACAGCAAAACGCAGCTTATAAGCATGTCGAAATTGTACTGAATAGTGATGAAGAAGTTGGAACAGTTTCTTCAAGGGCGCTGATTGAAGAAAAGACAAAAGGGAAAAAAGCTGCTCTTGTTATGGAACCGGCAAGAGAAAATGGTTCCATTGTCAGTTCACGGCGTGGAAGCGGACGATATGACCTCGATATTAAAGGACGTTCCGCGCATTCAGGGATGAATCCAGAACGGGGTATCAATGCAATTGAAGAGTTGGCACATAAAATCATTGATTTGCAGGGGCTTTCCGATCCGGAAAATAACCTGCATGTCAATGTCGGGATGATCGAAGGAGGTACGTCCGTCAATACCATAGCTCCATCGGCGAAAGCTTCTATTGATGTACGGATCAGCACGGCTTCGCAAGGAGAAACCATTGATAAAGAGATTCAAGCGATTGCCCGCAAGCATGCAGTCGACGGAACGGAAATAACCTTGACTGGCGGAATCAACCGTCCGCCAATGGAATGGTCGGACGAAGTACAACGTCTCGTTGATATCATCCAAGCTGAAGCTGGAAAAATCGGGCTGAATGTCCAAGATACAGCAACTGGCGGCGGATCAGATGCATCCTTTACAGCTGCAATGGGCGTACCGACTGTTGATGGTCTGGGACCTGTTGGCGGAAAGCAGCATACCAGTGAAGAATACCTGGTAGTGGACAGTCTGATGGAACGAATGGCGTTATTTACGAATGTTTTGGAGCAGTTAAGTAAGGAATAACAGATTCCATTGACGTTTGCATGAAGATATCTTTGCAAGCTGCTTGGGGCATGTTTTGTTCTTAAAAATGGAAAAGATGTTCATAAGAGAGGGTAAGATGGGTGCTTTTGATTGAAGAGCACCCGTCTTTTTGTGTCTATTCGTGCCGGAACGCTGCTTTTCACATCCAGTTGAAAAGCTGTTTAGCATCTTTTTAAACAAATACGAGGCACGTGCTGGTCAGGTTATTCCCGCATGAAATAAAAACAGAGAGACCTGTTACTCTTCCAATGGACGAATGTAAAAGCCGGCAACTTCCTTATTGCTGTTAATAGAAACATTCAAAATAGTAGATTGGTCACCGAATGCTCCCTCGTAAATAAAGGAATAGGATGCATCTGCTTGTTGTTCATCCACGTAATCAAATCCCGTAAAGGCACCAAATGCTGTTTCCATTTCATCCCAAATAGCTTCTAAGTCACCGGAAGCCATTTCCGTCGCCATCGTCTCATCATAAAGCGCTTCTGCTTCGTCATAATCCCCATCACGAATATGTGTTAAGAATGTCTCAGAAGTTTCGGAGGCTTCTTCTAATGTGATCGGAATCGTGTCGTCACTGTCTGTTTCTTCCTGGTTATTGGCATTATCATCTTCTGAAGAGGTGTTTGTATCTCCACAAGCTGCTAAAAATGTCATCGCGAACATAGCGATGATTGCAATCATAAAGGCTTTTACGTTCATTATCATACACTCCTTTTTAATCGGTTAAGCCATTATTTACTCTGCCT
The nucleotide sequence above comes from Oceanobacillus timonensis. Encoded proteins:
- the ytvI gene encoding sporulation integral membrane protein YtvI, yielding MLNQSLIKKITIGLLLIAIGVFLYFYFSVFVPVLLALLTAIIFEPLVNVLKKSFKTEKRIWPVTVVFTSFVVIACGLVYVMLTSAISRIVEWSQNVPRYGSEIQTIIDEVIYRFNDLIADSPQRDSIISELNRQSDRLLNTGYDLVEDFIGMLGSWVQSIPNLLFVSLVYLITFFLFSLDLPKLFQAFYALFPEKTATKLKTFFQRLKSVFWGYWKAQFLLSVMIFILTYLSLLYISPRFALFMTFIIWLVDIIPLYVGPALILVPWGGVMMLIGDVPTGLQLMILALFLLIIRRITEPKVLGDQMGLAALPTVLSMYFGFVFFGVLGLIFGPFVVSAFQAAHEVGLFQFVKKKSVEKVEE
- a CDS encoding YfcC family protein — encoded protein: MKKQTSENNDKGYKKRYWAVPDAFIIIFGISVLAAIATYIIPAGMYEREEVDGITQAIPNSFSFVESSPTSLMDLFLAVQKGMIESGNIIFLIFMIGGTVAVLESTGAIDAGINSLIRKANGNKTLLIAVVSTIFGIICTVGVASNAVIAFIPIGIGLARAMKLDAIAGVAIIYLGYFVGNTAGVLEPTILGVAQSISELPLFSGLLLRLAVFIALLIVTIIYICRYVNKISKDPSRSLMKANPFMDNPGAEVEEENRSDAFTKKHMVIILIFFIFIGIFLYGALNLEWSIDELSAIFIMMGITVAIVDKITPNEFMRKFMNGARSITYGALVVGIARAVIVVMEDGRILDTIVHGALIPLESLPVILGAQALYVFNLLFNLLVTSGSGQASIVMPLMVPLVDMLDITRQTGVLALKLGDGITNVITPTSGVLMAVLAVGKVPWTKWVRFVYPLVLLWIAVGAIFMGIAVMINYGPF
- a CDS encoding M20 family metallopeptidase — encoded protein: MMQVYEEKHFNDMLEMLEQLVNMDSGSNDKDGVDRVGTFLREAYEQIGFVSEVHENDTYGNSISLRHQDAANPDILILAHMDTVFPSGTAKERPFTVRDGRAYGPGVIDMKGSQAMLFYTMKTLMEQQNAAYKHVEIVLNSDEEVGTVSSRALIEEKTKGKKAALVMEPARENGSIVSSRRGSGRYDLDIKGRSAHSGMNPERGINAIEELAHKIIDLQGLSDPENNLHVNVGMIEGGTSVNTIAPSAKASIDVRISTASQGETIDKEIQAIARKHAVDGTEITLTGGINRPPMEWSDEVQRLVDIIQAEAGKIGLNVQDTATGGGSDASFTAAMGVPTVDGLGPVGGKQHTSEEYLVVDSLMERMALFTNVLEQLSKE
- a CDS encoding DUF3887 domain-containing protein codes for the protein MNVKAFMIAIIAMFAMTFLAACGDTNTSSEDDNANNQEETDSDDTIPITLEEASETSETFLTHIRDGDYDEAEALYDETMATEMASGDLEAIWDEMETAFGAFTGFDYVDEQQADASYSFIYEGAFGDQSTILNVSINSNKEVAGFYIRPLEE